In Fragaria vesca subsp. vesca linkage group LG5, FraVesHawaii_1.0, whole genome shotgun sequence, the genomic stretch AATTCAGGAGAGGAAAAGGACGAGATATGAAAGATGAAAGAGAGCGATATGCGAAAGACAGAAGAGAGAAGAAGGAGCAAGGAGGAGGTAGAGTGATCAGTTTTTTTATCCTGAGGCCAAAATAACTATAGTACTCCACAGCTCCAAATAACTATAGAACTACACCAATCCAGGGTCATATAGAACCAACAGCAAATTATGCACATACACATTGTTCTTAGGGTGTCAATCAATTGGTCATCTGATTAAAACTAATGTTGGATATATGAATTCAGCACAAATGATCCCAACAATGTAAAACAGAACAATAAGCATTTGAGCTAGGTAACATTACCTTTTCAATCAAGTCATATCCAACTTTGAACCTGACATCTTGGTCCTTTTGAAAGTTTAAAATACTCCAGGACAATTCAGCAGCTCCTTTGGATCCTTTCTGTCAAGCAAATTAGAGCCAACATCAACACATACACAAAAATTTCCACAACCTAGCCATCACAATTGGGCAAAAGTTGCAATAACATCACCGGGTACCAACCTCTCTAAAATCTTTGTCAAGATCATATTTTCCCTTGACATTAAAGCTCAACAGGTTATCCGTTGTCACGGGGAATGCCTTCTTCCCCCGGATAGTGTACCGAAGCTTATCACGCTTATCATAATGCAATCCAGCCCCAATGCTAGTTGAAAACTACAATCAAATTGCATTGTCATTTTCCAAGCATATCAATAACAAATAATTGAACTTCAAAAAAGGACTAAACTTTATAGTTTCAACAATAAATCTCCTTAAGAAAAAAGTATTGGGTCTTCTAAAGGAACATACATCTGGGTAGAAGCGCCTAACAAGCGCAGTAAAATAAGTTGGAGCTCCAACTCTAGTGTCTAGCTCTCCATGAACCTGAAGCACAAATAATCAGAAGAAACAGAAAACATTGAATTAGAGTGAAGTAGGGAATTGGGATTGAAACAGAGAAAGCAAAACGCAGAGAGGGATTGGGTTACCTGCAAGTGGGTTTTGGAATCGAGAGGTAACTTCTGCTTGGCGTGGATTCTGAGAGCTTTGGAGTCTCCACCGTATCTGAGAGAGGTCTCCATTTGGAGTTGAGAGAGCACTGAAATTCGAAACCCTAGGAGAACTGGATATGGCGGAGAAAAAAATAGAGAAAGAGAAAAGACTTCACTACAAGTCCCTATCTCTCGGAATAAAGACCAACGTATCACGTGTTTCTTTTCTCTTTTTTATGAATGAAGGAACCACAAATTACATTGAGCCTTGTTACCCCAAAAAAAAAAATAACAATCGGCTTCAATCGGACCCAAGGATTAAAATATCTGTATCGGTATATCTATCGAAGTTTTGAAAAATGAAAATATCGGAGATATTAGGAAAAAAATATCAGAAATTCGGGAAGAATTTTTTCTAAAATATTTAATTTATTGTATTTACTTATAAATTGTACAAACATCAACTTCATCTATATCTAAAAAGAGACTTCAAGTGGTTGAAAAGACGTACAGTAGTCCACAAAAATATAGTATTCAGATCAAAACATATTGTAGACGCATAAAATTTAATGAGAATAACAATCATTAAATTATTCATACGACACATGGGCCCGACGAATTGCATATGTGGCTCGTGAGTCGGCAAAGTTGAAAAGTCTTCGGAAATGACATGTGGTGACGTGTGAATGGTCGGTCAACAACAAAACCTTAAATCCCGACTAAAATCAAATATTAAATGTCGATTGATAATCAGATATGAATCAAATTAAATCGATTATCGAAAAGGAAGTCGGAAATTTAATCAAATTGGTGAAATACCTTATCGGTCATAACTAAATCGATCAATTAAGACTGATTGATTTAATTATGATAAATTGAATAATTGAATCAATCAATCAATCAAAAGTGATTGATTTAATTATATCATTAAAGAAATAATTATTTCAATGCATTCCATTTACGGAGGAGCATCGACATTATAAATACCCACTCTCATATCAAGAGAAGGATTTCCGGGATAAGAGAGAAAAATTACTCCAGAGAGAGCTCATAATTCTCCCAAAACCCTTGAAGAATCATCAAACTGCCAAATAGCTGATTCTTCATCAACCTCAAGCTTAGAAGTTGTCAAATCCCGAAGAGTCCGAAGTTGCCAAATAGCCGACATCTTCACCAACTATAAGACGAAGAGCAACCACAACGTGGAACTGCTCGTGGCTCAAACCCGATCAACGTCAAGCCTCTATGGCCCTTGATCAACCCTCGTCTTCAAGCCTTTCAACAAATCAAAACTTCTACCAAATTCTTCAACAAGCTCGTGGAGAATCAACAAGTACCAAACAAATATGCCGATTCATCCACTATCAAGCCAAAGAACGTTCACCACGTGACACCTCTCGCAGCCCAAATTCGACCAAGATCAAGCCTCTACGGCCCTTGGTCAACTTCCTTCTACAAATCGTCAACACGATAAGAAGTTCAAATTACAACAGTTCAATTCAAGATCAAGTGCTTGTCACCGTTGGATCAAATCAACGTCGGAGATCGAATCAGAGGACATTCTTGTTAAAAGAATACCCATAGAGATTGTAACCCGCAAATTCAATCAATACAAATATATTATTTTGTACATGTGTCTTTCTATTATTCGTTACATGAATTTTCGTGTTTACACATATAACCTGAGGAATTGTACTGTTGAATATGATAGTTGTATATCTTTTTTGAGCTGTTAATTGTTCCCCTTATATCTCTTTTCGAATAGTTGATGGTGATTCTTGTTTACTCCCAAATTTTTTATATATATTTCTTTAATATATCAGAGATTTATCGTAGATTTCCTAAATATTGGAGATATTTGACGGAATCAGAGAAATTTGACATAATCGAAGATATTTGACGGAATCGGAGATATTTGACAAGACCCGCCCCAAAAAAAAAACACAGGAAAACAGGCAAGTCTTGCGGGGTCCACTTTAAAAGAGATTATACTAAAATTTCGGCATAACCTCCTCTAAAAATGGACAACCCAACCTGCGAGAAAAACCAAGAACACTTCAACTATATCAATCAACCACATCTCCTGGAGCCCTTCGCTCCCCACAACAAAATCCAAGTCATAACAGCACTTAAACAATTCAAACCAAATATTCAACTGCAATACTTAAACACGAACATCAACCAAAGCTAAACTCCCTACTTGGGTCATAACCCTTAATAATAACTCCAACTTAATTTACATATCCCTATGGTCATCAGAGCACTATAAAAAGAAAATATAATAACTACACATAGGTTAACAGGTAACCTACGATCAACCAGGTGTAGCGGAAAATACTATGCCTCAACTCCTAATGAAGCCGAATAGGAACTCTGCAATCTGGGCATTTGAAAACAAAGGGCCCAGGGAAAAGCATTTAAAACGTCAGCGTGAGTGGACGAAAAATAAACTAATTAATAAGTATCCAGGAACAAAATAATACTAAATCAAAATTTTATATGTTTTTCAATTTATATTGAAAGTAAGAATTTTCATGCCTGCAAATATTATACTCTCATCAAAATTCACACTAGCCCTGCTAGTCATAAAGTAATAAGAAAAATAAACGGATTCCTCATATAAGAAATTTCCAAATTAATGGACTAGCCCCGCTAGTCAAATTAACAACTCAAATAAAATATCTTATATGGTCATATAAGTGAGTCTCCCAGACTCGGTTGCCTCCCAGGCATAGTACTCCCATACTCCCTGTACCTTCACGTCGAGTTGACGGATAGGGCACATGGCTTGCGTGATGCCGCCGGCAACATCACATCACCACTAGGGTGGAAAGGGCTTGTGTGACTCCACTTAAAACGTGGAAGTCACATCACCTCGAAAGGTGGAACGACATGCTAGCATTGACAACAAATATGGCATAAAAAGAAAAATATAAATTCATGTGAGTTTCCCCGAAACTCATATTTAAAACATAAGTACGATTCCCAACTGTACTCGGAAAATTCCAAGAGAAAAGAAACAAATTAAATTTGATAACGTGTCCCACACGTTATAATGCTTAAGAGAATAATGAATCACATATGAGATCATGCATGCATATTAATTCAAAACCAAAATGTCCACTCACAATATTGACAGCTAAGCCTGACGTCGGTCAGAGCCCTCCTCACGTGGTGTCTCCTCTCGTCCTGTACAAAACGAGATTCAAGGTCCGAGACAAAAATACAGAATATCAAATTTAACAAAATAGGGCAATATCATCCTCCCTCATTCTACACTCCAAAAACGAAGAGGAACTCCAACCCTTTTTACTAATCTTCTCCAATTTTTCCTCAACGTTCTAACACATAATTATAATTATAGAAATTCCTATGGATGAGACTTACCTTTTCCTCCTCCACCAAAATCAACTTAAAAATTTCCTAAATCTTAAACAACATTCACCAATATTTTTCAATACTTCCTACAACTAAATTCTCCTCCATAGAGCAATCCAAACTATCCCAATTTCCAAACACCTATCACCAAAAATATTATACACTATAACAACATTATCCCCTTCTAGAAAAACAACCAAAACTCTTCAAAACCACCACCATAACCGGCAGCAACTACCGGTAGTGGCGGTCAACCGTCGGCAGTGGCGGTCAACCACCACCACCATATCAACCTCAACCAAAATTAACAAGATACATATCAATCTCTTCCTCTCAGCAAGCACAACAACAACTATGACTATCACAAACTCTAGAAATCATAGACTTGGCCGGAAATTACCTCCAAGCTCAAGAACACCAAAAATTCTGATTTGCCCTATACTCCAAATCGTTCTACCTCTTTTGGGGTGGTTGAAAGGGGCCCAAATCAAAGACGCTTCAAAACCCCCCCCCCCACCCCCCAAAGATACCTTGAATCGGTGGCCGAAGAAGGGAGTTCCAGCAAGGGCAACCACGCGGCAGCAGCGGCGTCACCGCGCCTTAACGCCGGCGAGTGAGGACCGGTCACTAGCCTAGGCTGGACGAGCGGCGTCCCAGCTGTCAAACGCGACCCGTGCGGCGGCCAAGCGTGGTCGGACGGTGGCGAACGGTCAGGGAGAGGTCGGACGACGGGTCGGGGTCAAGGTTGGGCCCGGGGAGAGAGAAAAGTGGTGGCTGGTGAGTTTTTGTTTTCTTACCCTAACTAAATGGTAAGTTTTTGCTTAAATACCCAAGCCCAAAAATGGAAACTGTTATTATTTTAGCTACCCTTCATTTACGAACTCTTATTCGGGTAACTAAAAGTCTATGAACTCGTCTAATCCACCTCTATAAAAAAATAAACAAATTTCCGAATTGATTAACTACAATTAAATCGGAAACCACAGTATAAAAATATTTAATAGGTTCGGGATATATCATATTTGACGGAATCGGTGGAAGGTAAGATATTTACCCCTCTAGGTATATCGGTCACTCCAAAAAATGAGATATCGGGGGATATATCATCGTAGAGATTTTAATCCTTGATTGGACCTTCGAATAATAAGAACATTCAAGGATTAAAATCTATATATCCGATACATCCCCCGGTATATTATTTTTTTTGAATGATAGATATACTTAGAGGGGTAAACATCTTATCTTCCACCGTATTTCTGATATTTCTCTAATACCGTCAAATATCTCTGATATATAGGAAATATCTCCGATATTTAGGATATTTACGATAAATCTTTGATATATTAAAGAAATATCTGTAAAAAAAAATTCACGTAAAGAAAAATCACGTTCAACAAATATTCGAGAGATGAGTAATTCCCTCGAGTATATCTGAATGAATATCGACAATCTTCTACAGTGGGAGGATTGAACAATTTTTCATCTGAAGAAAATTACGATCATGCCTCCTAAGATCATGATCATGACTTTAGAAGTACTAGGTATGAAGCGCAAGAATATACCATGTATATATGGGAGGAGGACTAGATGTGCAAATGATGGTCAAGATGTTGTGCATCGGTTGCGCTAAGTTTTGAGTCTATCAGTTTAGGTGGTGGGACTGGAACCTCAAATGAATCCCAAGAATGCAACAATGTTTATGACTATAATTAATGCACAAAAATCAGTGATCAGTCATCCAGTTGGATTCATCCTTACTATCCACTTATAGAGGAAACAGTCGGCTACTCTAAAGAGATATATGATTATCATATTCAACATTACAATTTGTACTATATGAGTCATATGTCTTATTCTGATTATTGTACTTTTGTGGACCAACGTGCGTCTTATCAACAACCTAGATTCTCATTCTAGATGTAGATGAAGTTGATGTTTGTAATAGTTATATGTAAATCTAATAATTTAAATGGTTCAGAAAAAAAACTTTCCAAAATCCCAATATTTTTTTCCTGATATATCTGATATCTTTTTTTTTTTTAAAGTACCGATAGATACACTGATACTGTCCCATATTTTAATCCTTGAGAACATCTTCAACGGTTTTTATATAATCTCTAATATTCGAAAGCTAGACGCCTCTTTGGTGTCAAGGCTTCACCAATTTTTTGAATTCCCTAAATAACCCATTTGTTGCAGAAATACAGTAAATAGAAAAGGAGAAAATTGTCTAAATAATGTCTCACATTTTAAAGAAGCAAAGCTTTGGTATCTCACATTTAGAAAACTTCAAAACAATATCCCACGTTCTTACCTCGACCGAAGTTTGGTTTCTAGAACCATTAGCTTCATTAAAAAGACTGACGGCAGCCATTTTTATTCATAAAATGACCAATTTACTCTTAAGTTTTTATTTTTGTTATTCCTTTTATATAATAAAAAGAGAAATTTGTCATAATGGTACCTCATCTTTTCTTACTTATAAATTTTGGTANNNNNNNNNNNNNNNNNNNNCAAACTAAATCAAATTAATGGACGAACCAAATCTGTCAAATATAAACCGTTCAAGTTCATAATTGATAAATCACACTTATAAATGCCATACAATTTTCAATATAGCTGAAAATTTGGAGAAATGATCTACTTATAAATACCTAAAAATGGATATAAGATCGAAAGGTGAGATAAGCCGAAAAATCCTCAACAAATCCTCAACTTAAGAGTCCTCACTAGAAGGGCTATCTCTTTTATTAAGTGAGTTTGTACAATAGATTTATTATTGAATGCTTATGATGTTATGACAAGCAACATACGAAATAAAAAAATAAAAACTCAGGAATCTTTATTTTTGTTTATGGATTTCATCAATTGCAAACTCATGAAAACAATAACTCATGAATCTTTTTTTTTGTTTCTAAAGAATTGTTCTAATGTTATCAAAACTTGAGGTACTAAAGTTTATAAGGAAGAAAAGATGAGGTATGGTCATGACGAATTTATCTTTTATTATATAAAAAAAACAAAACTTAAGGGTATATTGGTAATTTCATGAATAAAAATGGTTGCCGTCAATTTTTTTAACAGAGCTAACGATTCTAGATACCAAACTTTAGTTGAGGTAAGAATGTGAGATATTGTTTTGAAGTTTTCTGAAGGTAAAATACCAAAACTTTGCTTCTTCAAAAGTTGAGACACTGTTTGGATCATTTTTCAAAATACCGATAGATACACCGATACCGATATTTTAATCTTTGAGAACATCTTCAACGGTTTTTCTATAATCTCTACTATTAAAAAGCTAAGGGTCTTTTTGGTGTCAAAGCTTCACCAATTTTTTGAATTCCCTAAATAACCCATTTGTTGCAGAAATACAGTAAATAGAAAAAAAGAAGAAAAATATGTTGGAAGGGTACTACGGTAAAACAAACATAAAAAATAACCAAAATAAAAAAGATATGGGATTACGGTGGAGAAAAATAAGGAATGTGGTGATATCAGATATGGTAGCGGAAGTTTGATCCCATGAATGGTGGAGCAGTTCAATTAGAAACTGTTATTCAACCGCTCCCATTTGCAAATATAAGTCGATACATGCAATTCAATGTTAGAACCAGGGTGGAAACGATAGAGATAAGGTGTTTACAATTTGCAACAGGTTTGATCAGGTATTTTTTTGTTTTTTTTTGTTTTTTTTTTCAAATTTGAAGCTCTTTTCGATTATCAGTAGTGCAAATTTGCATTTAAAGGAGGGGAAAACACATGCAAGGGAATCAATTTGCTTTGAAATGAGAGATTATAAATTTAAACACATATCGACTAAGGTATGAAGTGCCAAATAGTTGTTTTTTTCTTTATCTGTGTGCAAACGCACGGGTAAGAAGCTAGCTAGTTACAAGAAAACAAAGTCAAATATTCAAATAATTTTATGAGTGGTTTTTTGGGTGCTGAAATTCACACACCCCGTTTTGCATTCTACACACCCTTTATGCTGCTTTTACGAAATCACCCTTGTCTTTATTTGTCTCATCCTTTCATCCTTTCTCTCGAGTATCTATTCTATCCTCTGCCTTCAGTTTCTTCTATGAAATCAATACAGACAAAGAGACTTTTGGGTTGTTGAGATGAAGTCTCTCCATTGGACGACGACACAAGATTGGCCGGATACTAGATAACTCGTCGGAGTGCCCGACACATTTTCTTATTAGATCTCGTATTCGTTTCTTCTACCTGCATCTGTTTCTCTGTAGAAATTTATGTGCTCAAAGATTTTGCAGAGAATAAACCATTGTTGTAAGCAGACTCTATCACTATTCACAGGCATATCCATATCTATATATCATCCTTATTCTCACTTCTCGATCATAATGACTGCAATCATCATTCTTAGTTCCCTCAGGCACTTCTCTCTCCTCCTCACTCTCTCACTCCTCTCTCTCCTCCCTCCACCTACCTATAAATCCCACACAACCCACAAGCTTGCGATGACGACGTTGAGATCGAGCCAACGCCGCCAATTCAAAACCATGCCAATAACTGCCGGGATGGAGCTACGGAAGATTAACCGGAAAATCAAGTAACAGATTTCCAGGTGGGGAAGAATTCAGTTTGGACCTCGACCTAATCCTCTTCGATGGGGCTGTTTATTGCCTTGCCGGTGTCATTGAGGAGAAAGAAGCCGATGATTGGACAGAATCGGATTCTCGGGTCCTCCGGTCGAGCAGCGAGTTAAGGTCCTCGGATCGGGGTCGAACGGTGGTGGGTGCGAAAGAGTGAGGATCTTGTGGTCTGAGAAAATATTTCTTGTGAATTGTGATTGGCCCTCTGTTGTTAAAATTTGGTTGCAGATGGAGTGGGAAGAGAAAGAGAGACATAGAAAGGGTTTAACATCGGGAGAGGGAGAGGGAGATGGAGGGATAGTTTTAGAATAGAAATTTGTGGATTGATGAAAAAATATTAAAAAATTATAAAAGATGTATAGAATGTAAAAATAGGTGTGTAAATTTCTAGTTTTTTTTTTTTTTACATAAATTTTTATACTTCTTTTTGAATAAAGGGCTCGGCTGCCCTTAATTTTTACACTAACGATCTTAAAAATTTTAATGGTTAAGATTAATTACCTATGACATATCTAAATCTATTCCATAAAGCCGCTTCAGTAGAAGAAGACCGAAAGGTAGCAGCGAGTGTAGAGTGGTGACGACGTCGCTTTGGAGTTTGGAAAGGGAAGAAAACCAAAACCTTGGCGGATTTGATTTCCCCCCCAGTGAAAATCTGAGAAATGGGTTCGAGGTCTGGTCTGTTTCTGTTGGCACTCGTCTCCCTTCTATGCGCACCTGTGCTCTCCGATCTAGTCATCTCCAAAGTTGACCGCCGCGTAACTCTCTCTCTCTCTGATTTCCCTTGATTTCGTTTTTCTCTTTCTATGATTAAATCATTGAGATCTCTTGCCATCTCTCAGTTCATGCTCTGATTCCTTGTCATGTCACTAAGTATTGTAACTGGTTACATTTAACCTTCCTTAATGTTGGTTTTGTCGTGCAGATTGATCTGACTTCACAAATTGCGCGCATCACTTCCACACTCAAGGTACCCACTTCTTATTCTTCGTTGATTTATGGTGGAACATGTTTGGAGATCAATGTCGGAATAGCTTTAGCACATTTTGAATACCTATTTGCGTTTCGTACAATGATTCAGTGAAAGAATCTTCCCAAGAATGCAGAGATAGTTTGTGTAGTTAATTTGACAGAGTTGGAAGATGAATGTATTGAACCCTACTGATACCATGCAGGTAGAGAATGAGGGAAGCGAGTTGGTTAAGGAGGTTTTATTGGCATTTCCCGACATTCAGGCAAAGCATTTGGCACATATTGCGGCAAGCGCTAGTGTAGGGAAGGGAAAAGCGAAAGGTTCTAGTACTAGCTATGCTGTTCAATCTGTTAACCCTGAAGGCATGCCTGCCTCTTTGACTTGTTACTCGGTGACTTTACCAAAGGGGCTAGGCAAGGGTGAGAGCTTAACATTCGACGTGTTGGCTGTTTTCACCCACGCGTTGAAGCCATTCCCGGAGGAGATTACTCAGGCTGACATTCAGCTCCTAGTGTATCAGGATACGGCACACTACCTCTCTCCTTATGCAGTCAAGACGCAGACACTGAGTGTTAAATTGCCTGATGCAAGGATTGAATCTTATACGAGATTAGATAAGACAAAGAATGTTGGTTCAGAGATCAAGTATGGTCCTTATGAGAATCTCCCTCCCTTTTCGTACTCACCTATTGTTGTTCATTTTGAGAGCAATCAACCCTTTGCTGTTGCTGAAGAGTTGGTGCGAGAGATAGAGATTTCCCATTGGGGTAATGTTCAAGTTACAGAGCATTACAAATTAGTCCATGGAGGTGCCCAAAGCAAGGGAGAATTTTCAAGGTCCTTTTTGTTTGCATTTGCTTGTCAATACTATGCTAGTTGGGACTTGGGAGGTTGAGTTTGATTTTGATTATCAGCCATTTTTTTTCTGCAGACTTGATTATCAAGCCAGACCTCACGTGAGAGGTCAGTATGCCGTTAGGCGTCTTATTGCAAAGTTGCCACCAAGAGCTCATTCTGTCTATTATAGGGATGAAATTGGTAATGTTTCAACATCTAACTTATGGAGTGATTCCAAGAAGGTAATATATATAAGAAGTGGCCTATGTTTATAGTTTTTATGTTCTTAATTTCCTCATTTTGCTTACTCTTGTATATGATTGCAGACAGAACTAGAAATTGAGCCTAGGTATCCTCTGATTGGTGGTTGGAAAACTGCATTTACCATTGGATATGGTTTGCCGCTTCATGACTTTCTATTTCAGTCTGATGGAAAGCGCTTCATTGACATAAATTTTGGTTGCCCTATGAATGACGTGGTCATCAACACTCTCATTGTGAAGGTTGGTAATGTTGCAGTTTTTTTAGTCCTTTATTCTTCACCTTGTGTTGGCCACTTTAAGTGTCAGAACTCAGATGGCTATAGTCAATGTCTTTTATATATACTACATTGGTGTTTGTATTCATATTAGAGACACACTGAAAAAAAAGAGTTGCAGTAAGATTGTGTTAAAAAAACATTTTCTTCATGCTTAATTTTGTGATTGCAAACTACAGGTTGTTCTACCTGAGGGTTCTAGAGATATATCTGTATCTGCTCCATTTCCGCTGAAAGAATCAAAAGAGGTAATGTGGATTAAGTACTGATGCCATCCTATTCACTTTTGGATATATTACTGAAAAGCTTTCTTTTGCCAATTCTTCATCTATATCAGAATGGTTTTCTTTTTCCTTATCTTAGTGGAATATGGTAATTCTATTCTAATTCATTACTGTTAAGACTCTTACAGACAAAGTTTTCCCACTTGGATATTGCTGGTAGGCCAGTGGTTGTACTGGAAAAGACTAATGTCGTGCCAGAGCATAATCAGAAATTCCAGGTATTACTATTGCCTATATTAAGATAACATTAGATGGTTACAGAATGGGGAAATAATCTTTGGGTAAAATTTATAAATGGTTTCTGTGGTTTGGGTGATGCTTAATGTGGTTTCAAAATGGTTTAAGTTTGGTCTTGCGGTTTAGTAAATTTATCCATCTTTGTCCAATACCAAACATTCCATCAACTCCATTAGTTTGCACTCGCATGCTAGTCACATGCAGGGCTAAAACTTTTTTTTTCATCTTAAAAAAGATTCATCCATTCTTCTTTACCTGTGTTTGCATTTCTCGTCCCCTGACTAACTCTTCTCGAGAGTACTAGACTAAATTGAAGAACCCTAGTTGAATAGATACCAGATTGCCATAGAGTTTTGAATCATATCACATTGGGCCAAAAGAAATGG encodes the following:
- the LOC101293979 gene encoding outer envelope pore protein 21B, chloroplastic-like, whose product is METSLRYGGDSKALRIHAKQKLPLDSKTHLQVHGELDTRVGAPTYFTALVRRFYPDFSTSIGAGLHYDKRDKLRYTIRGKKAFPVTTDNLLSFNVKGKYDLDKDFREKGSKGAAELSWSILNFQKDQDVRFKVGYDLIEKVPYAQIRENNWTLNADFNGRWNLRFDL
- the LOC101294268 gene encoding dolichyl-diphosphooligosaccharide--protein glycosyltransferase subunit 1A-like, which encodes MGSRSGLFLLALVSLLCAPVLSDLVISKVDRRIDLTSQIARITSTLKVENEGSELVKEVLLAFPDIQAKHLAHIAASASVGKGKAKGSSTSYAVQSVNPEGMPASLTCYSVTLPKGLGKGESLTFDVLAVFTHALKPFPEEITQADIQLLVYQDTAHYLSPYAVKTQTLSVKLPDARIESYTRLDKTKNVGSEIKYGPYENLPPFSYSPIVVHFESNQPFAVAEELVREIEISHWGNVQVTEHYKLVHGGAQSKGEFSRLDYQARPHVRGQYAVRRLIAKLPPRAHSVYYRDEIGNVSTSNLWSDSKKTELEIEPRYPLIGGWKTAFTIGYGLPLHDFLFQSDGKRFIDINFGCPMNDVVINTLIVKVVLPEGSRDISVSAPFPLKESKETKFSHLDIAGRPVVVLEKTNVVPEHNQKFQVYYKFNSLAMLMEPLMLISGFFFLFVAGIVYMHVDLSISKSSASYLAKLQWDEVRATIQQIQHIINRGLVILDKLEASLRDLSRTGDIQACKAARKAADGSLKELSKEIKPLLAFLQSSQQASHILPKVEELVTKERDLEEKLMVKHSTVVDCYDKKYGGKEIENRVASQQQKITALRLEVDDLLEYIDEI